The Neurospora crassa OR74A linkage group IV, whole genome shotgun sequence genome has a segment encoding these proteins:
- a CDS encoding MFS toxin efflux pump has product MTAVEETTTSPTDETKYPTGLHLTLIILSLCVSVFLVALDQTIIAPALGAITTQFASIKDIGWYGASYLLTTTALQPMYGNIYTLFDIRWTFLGAVALFELGSLISGVAPSSTAFIVGRAVAGLGTAGIFSGAMVILTYTMPLRRRPVMFGVFGGLWGVSSVVGPLLGGAFTDKVTWRWCFYINLPLGGAAMAVIFFFLRIPRNANDDKRGAEIGNSKASFVSKLLQLDLIGAATFIPAIIMLLLALQWGGADYPWNSSVVIGLFVGAAVMTLIFVGIEIWQQDRGLLPPHFFKDRNVLAAMMFAMFVGAYFFPLVFYLALYFQAVKGDSAIEAGIKLLPYLISFVLASMASGALITIFGCINPVVLFETALMTAGAGLITTFWLDTPFSKWFGYQVVAGLGTGVCFQAGILVVQNVLPQHLIPQATACVQFFQSFGGAVFIAVAQSVFQNGIINNLVRDAPDISPELIINSGASDIRQVLTNMGREDATNAVLGAYTLGLRNTFYISAAAAGCTFLAACCFEWRKIQKGGGEKQQAQIWH; this is encoded by the exons ATGACGGCTGTAGaggaaacaacaacatctcCCACCGACGAAACCAAATATCCAACCGGCCTCCACTTGACGCTCATTATCCTCTCGCTCTGCGTTTCCGTCTTCCTTGTTGCCCTCGATCAAACGATCATCGCCCCTGCCTTAGGCGCCATCACTACCCAATTCGCCTCCATCAAGGACATTGGGTGGTACGGTGCCTCCTACCTCTTGACCACCACAGCCCTCCAGCCCATGTACGGCAACATATACACGCTCTTTGATATCCGGTGGACGTTTTTGGGAGCCGTTGCCCTTTTCGAACTAGGCAGTTTGATCTCAGGTGTTGCGCCCAGCTCTACCGCTTTCATCGTTGGTCGGGCTGTTGCTGGTCTGGGGACTGCGGGTATTTTCTCAGGGGCAATGGTGATTCTGACCTATACAATGCCactgagaagaaggccagTCATGTTTGGTGTTTTTGGGGGGCTTTGGGGCGTGTCTAGTGTTGTCGGACCGTTGCTTGGAGGGGCATTTACAGATAAAGTTACGTGGAGGTGGTGTTTCTATATCAATCTACCGCTTGGAGGGGCGGCGATGGcggtcatcttcttctttctcagGATACCGAGGAATGCAAATGACGATAAACGCGGCGCTGAGATTGGCAATTCCAAGGCGTCGTTTGTTTCAAAGCTTTTGCAGCTGGACTTGATAGGGGCGGCCACGTTCATTCCAGCCATTATCATGTTGCTGCTTGCTCTACAGTGGGGAGGCGCCGATTATCCATGGAACAGCTCTGTGGTGATTGGCCTCTTTGTCGGGGCGGCAGTCATGACTCTGATCTTTGTTGGGATTGAGATCTGGCAGCAAGATCGAGGCCTTTTACCACCGCATTTCTTCAAGGACCGCAATGTCTTGGCGGCCATGATGTTTGCCATGTTTGTTGGCGCGTACTTTTTTCCTCTCGTCTTTTATCTTG CACTTTACTTCCAAGCAGTCAAAGGGGACTCGGCCATCGAGGCTGGTATCAAGCTACTTCCCTACCTGATTTCCTTCGTTCTTGCCTCTATGGCCAGCGGAGCCCTAATCACCATCTTCGGCTGCATCAACCCTGTGGTCCTCTTTGAGACGGCTCTGATGACAGCCGGTGCCGGGCTCATCACCACATTTTGGCTCGACACACCCTTTTCCAAGTGGTTCGGATACCAAGTTGTGGCCGGGCTAGGAACAGGCGTCTGTTTCCAGGCCGGCATCCTCGTTGTGCAAAACGTTCTTCCACAGCATCTGATCCCCCAAGCCACGGCATGCGTCCAGTTCTTCCAATCGTTCGGGGGCGCGGTGTTCATTGCGGTGGCGCAGAGTGTTTTCCAGAACGgtatcatcaacaaccttgTTCGGGATGCACCGGATATCAGCCCAGAGCTGATCATCAATAGCGGTGCTTCGGACATCCGCCAGGTCCTGACGAACATGGGTCGTGAGGATGCTACTAATGCAGTCCTAGGCGCGTATACTCTGGGGTTGAGGAACACCTTC